A DNA window from Argopecten irradians isolate NY chromosome 10, Ai_NY, whole genome shotgun sequence contains the following coding sequences:
- the LOC138332610 gene encoding neuronal acetylcholine receptor subunit alpha-5-like produces the protein MTVHLSFAVLLTIVSSSLPVNSRTSSYLAVYVISLMIKGTAIVMVTVAQVRLHHRPDSTELSPFFRCIVKMSKRTNTCPRKRVKPIDNKETKTIPPFSDAMNNVVESSPYVATTNNSSDSSQLCSDPHFDEEGNANDIYTWSNVSAALDGFFFCLFSAIDLILVGAFFTALL, from the coding sequence ATGACTGTCCATCTGTCGTTTGCCGTTCTTCTTACTATAGTCAGTTCGTCCTTACCTGTCAATTCCCGAACTTCGTCTTACCTGGCTGTGTATGTGATTAGTCTTATGATCAAAGGGACCGCCATCGTCATGGTGACAGTTGCCCAGGTGAGGCTTCACCACCGCCCGGACAGCACAGAACTATCGCCGTTCTTTAGATGTATTGTAAAGATGAGCAAAAGAACAAATACTTGCCCCAGAAAGAGAGTTAAACCAATAGACAACAAGGAGACTAAGACAATACCCCCATTTAGCGATGCAATGAATAACGTTGTGGAATCTTCCCCATACGTCGCAACTACCAACAATAGTTCGGATTCATCCCAGCTTTGTTCAGACCCACATTTTGACGAGGAGGGGAATGCAAATGACATCTACACGTGGTCCAATGTATCTGCAGCTCTAGATGGCTTCTTTTTCTGTTTGTTCTCGGCCATAGATCTTATTTTGGTGGGCGCATTCTTTACAGCTTTATTGTGA
- the LOC138332611 gene encoding acetylcholine receptor subunit alpha-type unc-38-like, with translation MADDIALLQKTCNLPKHDSALEEVTSHHLGDWDLETVHNILIQTAKVKFEEPYSTFTIKMSMVTGCTWVLDLYWMGLLIQVATAQTGYDLKHLYTDLFTTRAYNKNTPPHTKLNIPIVVNITFFLQGINSLDEVEEKLATTANMQLEWKDEFLTWDIRSHHNISYLYITQDEVWKPDISLQNGFTKLTELGDKVILVTVNYNGDVVWNPLEVFETKCNIDITKFPFDRQYCNLEFRMWTYRLADVRLA, from the exons ATGGCTGATGATATAGCATTACTTCAA AAAACCTGTAATTTACCTAAGCATGACAGTGCTTTGGAGGAAGTAACCAGTCATCATTTAGGTGACTGGGACCTGGAAACTGTGCATAATATCCTGATTCAGACTGCCAAAGTGAAGTTTGAAGAGCCATATTCAACATTCACAATCAAAATGTCAATGGTCACCGGATGCACATGGGTACTTGATCTGTATTGGATGGGTCTCTTGATTCAAGTCGCTACTGCACAGACAGGGTatgatttaaaacatttatacacagaTTTATTTACAACTCGTGCATACAATAAGAACACCCCACCTCATACAAAACTTAACATTCCGATCGTAGTGAACATTACATTCTTCCTACAGGGCATCAACTCACTGGACGAGGTAGAGGAGAAATTAGCCACCACTGCCAACATGCAGCTGGAATGGAAGGACGAATTTCTTACATGGGATATAAGGAGCCACCATAACATATCGTACTTGTATATCACACAGGACGAGGTATGGAAACCAGACATCTCCTTACAGAACGGCTTCACTAAACTAACAGAATTAGGTGATAAGGTGATTCTGGTAACGGTCAATTATAATGGAGACGTAGTTTGGAATCCACTGGAAGTTTTTGAGACCAAGTGTAACATTGATATAACGAAATTTCCTTTCGATAGGCAATATTGTAACCTTGAATTCAGGATGTGGACATACAGGCTGGCTGATGTTCGATTAGCCTGA
- the LOC138332612 gene encoding acetylcholine receptor subunit beta-like yields MASACAFLILFVFLLIRGSVGQTGHDLKTLYTELFTTRAYNKNIPPHGKLAAPIKVNITFFLQGINSLDEVEEKLATTANIKLEWRDAFLTWDRNAFSDISYFYITQDEVWKPDISLLNGFSKLKELGDHVILVTVNSIGNVVWNPMEVFETKCDIDITKFPFDKQLCRVVFKMWAYKPQDVSLALTDRPLLTDIYEENGVWDLSNATITLFQDNIIISLRLERKPQYYVLTVICPIVLLSLLDIFTFVIPADSGEKIGYSMTVLLSFAVLLTIVSSSLPVNSRTSSYLAVYVISLMIKGTAIVMVTVAQVRLHHRPDSKEPSPMYKFIITVGCKMNICNTRQMKPDRVDEIVKVDNTCHSSQNVAIGNKCPQFTEPSSDSRCGNSEDGNDDYTWQNVSKFLDVFFFFFFSVVDVILFCVFFKTILCKC; encoded by the coding sequence ATGGCAAGTGCATGTGCATTTCTCATTCTGTTCGTATTTTTGTTAATTCGGGGATCTGTTGGACAAACAGGACACGACCTGAAGACATTATACACCGAGCTATTTACGACTCGTGCCTACAATAAGAACATCCCTCCTCACGGAAAGCTGGCCGCTCCAATTAAAGTTAATATTACATTCTTTCTACAGGGCATCAACTCTTTGGACGAAGTAGAGGAGAAATTAGCAACTACGGCCAACATAAAACTGGAATGGAGGGACGCTTTCCTGACATGGGACAGAAATGCCTTCAGTGACATTTCATATTTCTATATCACCCAGGACGAGGTTTGGAAACCAGATATATCATTACTCAATGGGTTCAGCAAACTTAAAGAACTTGGAGACCACGTGATTCTTGTAACGGTGAATAGCATTGGCAATGTAGTATGGAATCCGATGGAAGTGTTCGAGACCAAATGTGACATTGATATTACGAAATTTCCTTTCGACAAACAACTATGCCGGGTGGTATTCAAAATGTGGGCATACAAGCCACAAGACGTAAGTTTAGCCCTTACGGACAGACCGTTACTAACAGACATATACGAAGAAAATGGAGTCTGGGATCTTTCAAATGCCACAATCACTCTTTTCCAGGACAACATAATCATCTCATTGAGACTCGAACGGAAGCCACAATATTACGTGCTTACCGTCATTTGTCCCATAGTCTTACTTTCATTGCTTGACATTTTTACGTTCGTTATTCCTGCTGACAGTGGCGAGAAAATAGGATACAGTATGACTGTCCTTCTGTCGTTTGCTGTTCTTCTTACCATAGTCAGTTCGTCTTTACCTGTAAATTCCCGAACTTCGTCTTACCTGGCTGTGTATGTGATTAGTCTTATGATCAAAGGGACCGCCATCGTCATGGTGACAGTTGCCCAGGTAAGGCTCCATCACCGCCCGGATAGTAAAGAACCATCGCCAATGTATAAGTTTATCATCACGGTCGGttgtaaaatgaatatttgtaaCACCCGTCAGATGAAACCAGATAGAGTCGATGAAATAGTGAAAGTGGATAATACTTGTCATTCCTCTCAAAACGTTGCAATTGGCAACAAGTGTCCACAGTTTACCGAACCCAGTTCAGACTCTCGCTGTGGTAACTCAGAAGACGGAAATGACGATTATACATGGCAAAATGTGTCGAAGTTTCTTGAcgtcttctttttcttctttttctcaGTGGTagatgttattttgttttgtgtatttttcaAGACAATACTCTGTAAATGCTGA